The sequence below is a genomic window from Coffea arabica cultivar ET-39 chromosome 8e, Coffea Arabica ET-39 HiFi, whole genome shotgun sequence.
GTTTTGGCCATCTGGATACTTTTATCACATATTAATTGCAATCAGATTAAATAATTACAGGTCCTTTGGCGTTGGAAGGGCAAATATTACTCTACTATGTAGTATATAGGAAAGTTTCTTGGTATAAAGTTGCAATGTCTTCCCCATTCCACCATGTTCTTCTGCTGTTTCCATTTGACAGTGTCTTCCTACATCTGAAGCAAGTGATCTGATTTTTCGTATATTCTTTCTCCTGTCATCTTTGCTCTTACCAGACTATCATTTATCCACTGGTCGTGTCTGGAAATTGCACATCAAAACTACTTGGCAGTTATACAAGTTATTATTTATCTATAATTTTTTATACTTGTTTGTTGTACTTCGAGATGCACACTATACAGTTTGCTTCTTTCATTAGTTGCCTCATTCTGCTGTAAATTTGACTTTCAAGTTCAGTTGATTCAGCAGCTATAAGTATTTGCTGGACAAGTATTAATCACTGATTATCACAATCTCAAGGAAAGACATGCAGTTTGGATATTGTAGATTTAAGCCTTTaaacaattttcttcacttGATATGCAGCCATTTAAGTGGGAGCTGAAACAAAAGCCAGGATTGAGTCCCGTTCGAGGTGGGTTTAGGGCTGATGATCCAAACCAACAAATCGTTGCTGAGGACATATTTGATGAGTACGGAGGTGATATTTTTGTTGCTTCTATAAAGTTTTAATTGAATGATTTATTAGTTCTACTCAAGAGATGTAAATGTAgtccgtcttgaatcaaatcatGCCAGGGTTTCTAAGTGGAGATAACATCCCTGACTTGCTGGCCAATTTTTCATCAAGCGAGCCAAAGAAAAAGTCATCTAGTAAGAGGAAACATAAAAGGCAGTTATCACCTACTGAAGTAAGTGGTAGAGAAAAGTGGTCATCTTCCAGTGATGATGGTGGCAGAAGATTGGAGAAGAAGAGACACAAGAAGTCATCAAGAAAGCATTCTCACTCAAGTTTGGCAGTTAACTTAGATTCCAACATGCTTCAAAAGGGTAACAGATCATTGGCTGGTGGTGATAGGGATAGacatttgaagaagaaaagaagtgatAGGAAATCACAGAAGCATTCAGTGTCAAGTTTGCAAGAAAACTCTGATTCTGATGTGCCATATGATCATCGAGATAATGGGTCATCATCTGGTGATGATAGGAAAAGGAGATCAAAGCTGTCATCATCTTCTGGTGATGATCATGGGAGGAGATTGGAGAAGAAGAGACATCATAAGTCGCCAAGAAAGCATTCTCGCTCAAGTTTGCCAGATAAGTCAGACTTTGACATGCCATACAATAACCGAAATGACCATAGGTCATCAGCTGGTGGTGATAGGATTAGTAAATTGAAGGACAGAAGACATGAGAAGAAGTCAAGGGTGCACTCAGAGTCAAGTTTGCGAGAAAACTCAGATTCTGGTGTGCCGTATAATCACCAAGACGATGGGTCATCATCTGGTTATGATCGAAAAAGGAGATCAAAAAAGATACATAAGAGGAAGTCACCAAAGCATTCTTACTCAAGTCAATCTGAGATCTCTGACTATGATAGGCATTGCAGGAGCAGTAGGCACAAGCATTCTCATCCAACCTCATCTGAGAATTTGGACTTTGATGGGCATTACAGAAATCGTCGTCATCGTCATGGTTATCGCCATTAGAATTGTGTCTTTTTTCTGGTTTGATCTTTTGAAACCACCAACGATCCTTCCATGAAGCTGCACCAAACTAATACAGTTAGACACACCCGAGAGGTAATGAGCGTTCACTGCGTCAGACACTCTACACAGCAGCTTTTTGCATTTAGATCTAAATTTGCCTCCTTTCTctcaatacaaagctgaagaACAAAAATGATGGTGAAGCTGCAGCTATAGGTGTTCAAGATTTATGGGGACCTGTTTTTGCTTAAAGCTGATGTAAGATGGAGTCAAATGACCTTCGTGGTGAAAGGAGAAATTCACTTCCCTGTTCAACACTCTTGTTCTTGGGGTTACTGATACAAAAACATCACTGCAATTATTCTTTGGTTTAAAGTTTAAATGCATAATCTTGACTTCAGGCTCTCATGTCGTTGCAGGGGGTtgaaatatttgtaaaatttcCCTCCCTCAACCCAAGAGCTTTGGTGTAAAAAGACTGTCTATTAGTCAGTTGAATATTCTAAACAGGCAAGTTTAAAAGCTTGGAATCTTTCAGCACAATTGGTTTGTTTCAATACACTGGTAGATCTATGGCATTAGATGTTTTTTAAGTTACTCCAGACACTCCTGCTATGTTGCAGCAAGGTGCCCAGTTAAGAGCTAGTCGAAAAGTCCACCTTGTGGACAAGACTTCCACGTCTAGGTTGCAAAATTTGCAATGAATTATCCTTTCTCTTAGCCTCAATCAATTTTCTGTCTCACGTATTAGGTCCTCTATGAAGACCGAGCCAAAAATTTAGCAACAAAAGTGAGTATAACTGGGATggtgagccaaaaaaaaaaaaggataaaatagaaaattgattgaagTAACGAATAAGCTCACTTGGTTTTTAGtagggttaaatgcaaaaaacccCACAAACTATATAACCAGttgcag
It includes:
- the LOC113702863 gene encoding uncharacterized zinc finger CCHC domain-containing protein At4g19190-like; amino-acid sequence: MDEEEGGGIRLSKRFSDKGGEVDYKTKAGTAWSHSYLNQKPWHPLSYPNQRRKWIAEQTHAQRERRAEEVAREYAQEHEFFRQTALVSKKEKEKMETMKAVSFMYVRPPGYNAESAKAADMADERKKQEQEQNNTSQGPFEHGASTSMKHESLPSSEEKKKPRPKDVFGRALPTEEQFEVLKHAPRLETGVAGRSKPFGVEIRNVKCLRCGNFGHQSGDRECPLKDAIMPSEENRLKRDDPLTAIQALTDVNEPFKWELKQKPGLSPVRGGFRADDPNQQIVAEDIFDEYGGFLSGDNIPDLLANFSSSEPKKKSSSKRKHKRQLSPTEVSGREKWSSSSDDGGRRLEKKRHKKSSRKHSHSSLAVNLDSNMLQKGNRSLAGGDRDRHLKKKRSDRKSQKHSVSSLQENSDSDVPYDHRDNGSSSGDDRKRRSKLSSSSGDDHGRRLEKKRHHKSPRKHSRSSLPDKSDFDMPYNNRNDHRSSAGGDRISKLKDRRHEKKSRVHSESSLRENSDSGVPYNHQDDGSSSGYDRKRRSKKIHKRKSPKHSYSSQSEISDYDRHCRSSRHKHSHPTSSENLDFDGHYRNRRHRHGYRH